The Pseudomonadota bacterium region AATTCTTTCTATGGAAACTCGAAATCGAGGATGGACTCGGTAAAGCTCTTTTTGGACGAGAAAACCGTTACGCTGAGGTGGGTGTAACACAAAAAGGAGGGTTAGTTATGAAATTAGTTATGAAAATGGGATTTGTTTTTGCGCTGATGTTTTTTGTTATGATTTCTTTGTCAGCGGTTTTCGCCGCGGAGAAAACAGCCGTGATCGTCGTTGATATGCAAGGTGACTTTACGACATGGAAGAAAGGGACTTTGGCGGTCAATGGGGCAGATGAGGCCTACGTAAAGAAGGTTGGGGACACCACGACCCTCTTGAAAAAGAACGGATTTGCCATCTACGGCACCCAGGACTGGCACCCAGCCGACCATATTTCCTTCGCCATTAACCATGCAGGCAAGAAACCTTTCGAGGTTATCCAGGTAGATGGCAGGACCCAGGTGCTGTGGCCTGCCCATTGCGTCCAGGGGACTGATGGTGCTAAGGTCCTTCTTGAGAGTAAAATGTTTCAGGCAATTGTTAAAAAGGGCCAGAACCCAAAGTTCGACAGCTACTCGGGTTTTCAGGATGACGGCGGTGCTAAGACCGAGATGGACGCCATCCTCAAAGCTGCGGGCATTAAGAAGCTTGTGGTCTACGGGCTTGCTACCGATTACTGCGTCATGGCAACCGCCATCGATGCGGCGGCGAACGGGTACAAAGTCGTTGTGATCGAAGGCCTGAGCAGGGGCGTGGCACCTGACACGACAGCGAAGGCCCTCGATAATATGAGGACAAAAGGCATTCTTATTCTGAAAGAGGCCGACCTGCAAAAGATCAACGCTCTTTAGGACGGTTTTATTTCATCATGAGGGACAGCCCGGTTGCATGTTGAGCAGGTTGTGAAGGGTGATCTGAAAAAGGCGGCAGGAATTCCTGCTGAAGACACGGCATATCCACCGCTGGCTGATTACTCTAAAGAAGGTTTTTAGGAACAGCCGCCCTTTTAGATTGGAGGCACCCCGGTATGCATGAATGGCTTACTACGGTTCTCTTTCTCTTTGTGAATGGCTTGATATGGGGGATTATCATAGCTCTTATAGCGCTTGGGCTCTCTCTGATGTCATCAAAGGAGGCAATTTCCGTTTTTCTGGCATGTATCACTATGAGAACAATAAATACGACAGGTTTTCTCGGAGCAGCAGTGCTCCGGGTAGTTCTCGGCAAGGTTCTTTTTTTGGGATGGGCGGATATTGGACTCTGTCATGATATCCCCGGCAGAGGCGTACCGGGTAGCTTGCTTATCTGTCTGGGTGTGGCCTTCGCCGGGTTCATCGCGGCGTTGTTTATGAAGGAGACCTATTATCAGAGCAGGGTTCCGGATCAAGTATTATGGTGAAAATGTTCTTGACAATAAGTTAAGTAATATTTAATAATTTAAGAGTGACTTAAAAATGATCACTATCTACTACACAATTAAGCTTTCCCCGGATTTCCCAGTTTATGCATCGGATGACTCGAACTGTACAATTATTAACATTGTGAAACTTTCTATTAGTCTTAACGAGTTTAAAGCTTATTCATAACTGAAAACAAAAAAGGAGGAACAGTCGTGTGTGAAGAATGCAAGGGATTATCAAGAAGGGATTTTCTGAAAGGGGCGGTAATAGGAGGCACGGCGGTTGGAATGGGGCTTTTTGATCATAATTTGCTGATGGCACAGAGTGCAAACATAAAATTCAGTACATGGCATCCGCCTGTGAGCAGGGAAGTGAAGACTGTCTGGACACCCATGCTCGAAGAGGTGAAGAAGAAGAGCGGTGGCAAGATGGCCTACACGATGTATGCCGGCGCTGCTCTTGGAAAGGGACCGGAGCATTTTGACATCGTGGCAAAGGGGCTCTCCGACATGGGCTATTTTACGGCTACCTGGACCCCGGGGCGTTTCCCTCTGACCGATGTTCTCTCTCTCGCCGTGTGGGTTGACGGAAAAGACGTTGCCGCTGATATCGGAAATGCCGTCTACAACCGTGCCCTGAAGGGTGAATTCAAGAATGTAAAGGTGCTCGAATTGAACGGCTGCATCCAGTCTTTTATCTGGACGAAAAAGCCGGTGTCGAAAATGGCTGAACTCAAGGGAATGAAGCTGAGAACACCGGGAGGTCATCAAACGAATTATATCAAATCCCTCGGTGCAGAACCGGTCTTTATGCCTCTGGGCGATGTGTATATGGCCATGGAAACCGGAACTGTTGACGGTATCGTCACATGCCCGCCGCTGATACTTGCCTACAAGCTCCATGAAGTGGCCAAGAACGCAACGGTGCTTACCTTCGGTTGTGTATCGGAAGGCACCGTGATGAATATGAATGCCTGGAATAAGCTCCCCGCCGACCAGAAAAAGATCATCGAGGATGTCTGCACAAACCCTTTCAAGACAACAGGTGGTTTAAACAGAGATGATTATCAGGTAATTATGCAGGATATCCAGAAGGCAGGCGTAAAACTGATCGATCTGCCCAAGGGAGAAGCCGAACAATGGTATAAAAACTTTCAGGATGTAACCCGGAAATGGGTAGCCGATATGGAGGCGAAAGGCCTGCCTGCAAAGAAGGTGGTGGCCATCATGAACGAAGAGTGCGAGAAGAGGAACATCAGCCTCGTTGCCTGTCCGCCTGAATTTAAAAAAATATAGAGAGGTTAGACGACCGTGAGTCTACTTGAAGGTTTTCGGAGAGGAGTTCACAAGGTAACCTATGGAGTTTGCATATTCGGTATGTTTCTTGCGATACCGCTTATGCTTATCACGACTTTTGACGTACTCAGCAGGGGGTTTTTTAACAAACCTATCCCCGGTACCCTGGAAC contains the following coding sequences:
- the dctP gene encoding TRAP transporter substrate-binding protein DctP, which translates into the protein MCEECKGLSRRDFLKGAVIGGTAVGMGLFDHNLLMAQSANIKFSTWHPPVSREVKTVWTPMLEEVKKKSGGKMAYTMYAGAALGKGPEHFDIVAKGLSDMGYFTATWTPGRFPLTDVLSLAVWVDGKDVAADIGNAVYNRALKGEFKNVKVLELNGCIQSFIWTKKPVSKMAELKGMKLRTPGGHQTNYIKSLGAEPVFMPLGDVYMAMETGTVDGIVTCPPLILAYKLHEVAKNATVLTFGCVSEGTVMNMNAWNKLPADQKKIIEDVCTNPFKTTGGLNRDDYQVIMQDIQKAGVKLIDLPKGEAEQWYKNFQDVTRKWVADMEAKGLPAKKVVAIMNEECEKRNISLVACPPEFKKI
- the pncA gene encoding bifunctional nicotinamidase/pyrazinamidase; translated protein: MKLVMKMGFVFALMFFVMISLSAVFAAEKTAVIVVDMQGDFTTWKKGTLAVNGADEAYVKKVGDTTTLLKKNGFAIYGTQDWHPADHISFAINHAGKKPFEVIQVDGRTQVLWPAHCVQGTDGAKVLLESKMFQAIVKKGQNPKFDSYSGFQDDGGAKTEMDAILKAAGIKKLVVYGLATDYCVMATAIDAAANGYKVVVIEGLSRGVAPDTTAKALDNMRTKGILILKEADLQKINAL